CCTATTTACCAATAATGAGTGACGAAGCTATAATTGTTGATAAAACGGGAAGTATTTTTTTAGCAGGAAGCTATCTAGTTAAAGCTGCAATTGGTGAAACAATAGATAACGAAACACTTGGTGGTGCAGACACGCATTGCGAAATTAGTGGTGTTACAGATTATAAAGCTAAAGACGATAAAGATGCTTTAGAGAAAATCAAACGTATTGTAGACAAAATTGGAGATTATGACAAAGCTGGTTTTAACCGAAATGAGCCACAAAAACCAAAAGAAAATCCACAAGACATTTACGGAATTTTACCAAAATCTAGAGCAGATCAATATGATATGAAAGAGATTATCAAACGATTAGTTGATAACTCAGAATTTGATGAATATAAACAGGACTACGGAAAAACTATTATTACTGCTTACGCAAGAATTGACGGTTGGGCTGTAGGTATTGTGGCTAACCAACGTACTTTAGTTAAAAACGCCAAAGGAGAAATGCAATTTGGTGGTGTAATATATAATGATAGTGCAGATAAAGCGACACGTTTTATTGCTAATTGCAACCAGAAAAAAATCCCATTAGTCTTTTTACAAGATGTCACTGGTTTTATGGTTGGAAGTAAAAGTGAGCACTCTGGTATTATAAAAGATGGTGCCAAAATGGTTAACGCTGTTAGTAATAGTGTTGTACCAAAATTTACTATAATTTTAGGTAATAGTTATGGAGCAGGTAATTACGCTATGTGCGGAAAAGCTTATGACCCTAGATTAATTGCTGCTTGGCCAAGTGCAGAACTGGCAGTTATGAGTGGTAATAGTGCTGCAAAAGTTTTATTACAAATAGAAACTGCATCGCTTAAAAAGAAAGGTGAAACGATTACTAAAGAAAAAGAAGACGAGTTATTTAATAAAATTAAAGCTAGATACGATAACCAAGTATCACCTTACTATGCTGCAGCACGTATTTGGACAGATGGCGTAATTGATCCATTAGATACAAGAACTTGGATTAGCATGGGAATTGATGCTGCAAACCACGCTCCTATCGAAAAACCTTTTAACATGGGTGTTTTACAAGTATAGGTAAATGAAAAAACGTAGTTTATTTTTACTAATTATCACTTTTATAATCAGCTTTGGACTTTACCAAGTCTATGTATTTTATTTTGATAATAATGACAACATACAGTCTATTTATTTAGTACCTAAGGATGCAGTTTACATTATAGAAAGTCAAAAACCAATAAACAATTGGGATGCTATAAGTAAAAATGATATTTGGAAACATTTAAACACAAACACATATTTTAATACCCTTGCCACAAACTTAAATAAGTTAGATACTATATTTAAGCAAAAGCAAGGGATTTTTAATCGTATTGGAAACAGAGAAATATTAATTTCAGCACACGTTTATGCTCCAAAGCAATATGGCTTTTTATATGTAGTCGATTTACAAAAAATAGCAAAGCTAAATGTTATTAAAAACAACTTAAATACTGTTATAAATAGCAATTATAAAGTTAGTAAACGCTATTATAAGGAAAATGAAATCACGGAGATTTACGACGTTAAAAAACACGAAACCCTTTATATAAGCTTTATTAAAAACCAAATGATTGCGTCCTATACGCATACTTTAGTTGAAGCCTCAATTGATCAATATAGTAATCCTGAGATTGGTAGAAATCTTAATTTTATTGAAGTCAAAAAACATGTTGGTTATAACGATATGTTTCGTTTGTACTTTCAATATGATTATTTAGATGAATTTGTTAATGTCTTTTCTGATACACCTGGAGATTTAACTAAAACACTTAGTCAAAGTTTAGAATTTAGTGGTTTTAGTTTTGATTTAGAAAAAAACGCTATTGTAGCTAATGGTATTACAAATACTAATGATCAAGCTTCAACGTATTTAAAAGCGCTTCAAAAATCAGGACAAGGTAAACGTACCATTAAAAACGTAGTTCCTAATAATACTGCAATTTACTTAAGCTTCGGTTTTAAAAGTTTTGAAGATTTTTATTCTAATTTCGAAACTATTCAAAAAGAAAATCCTGAACAGTTTA
The genomic region above belongs to Olleya sp. Hel_I_94 and contains:
- a CDS encoding acyl-CoA carboxylase subunit beta codes for the protein MDINFNKNEDHNKLLLSELKTKLTKVKLGGGEKRIEKLHAQGKMTARERVNYLLDSNKKSIEIGAFAGEDMYAEHGGCPSGGVVVKMGYIKGKQCIVVANDATVKAGAWFPITGKKNLRAQELAIENKLPIIYLVDSAGVYLPMQDEIFPDKEHFGRIFRNNAIMSSMGITQIAAIMGSCVAGGAYLPIMSDEAIIVDKTGSIFLAGSYLVKAAIGETIDNETLGGADTHCEISGVTDYKAKDDKDALEKIKRIVDKIGDYDKAGFNRNEPQKPKENPQDIYGILPKSRADQYDMKEIIKRLVDNSEFDEYKQDYGKTIITAYARIDGWAVGIVANQRTLVKNAKGEMQFGGVIYNDSADKATRFIANCNQKKIPLVFLQDVTGFMVGSKSEHSGIIKDGAKMVNAVSNSVVPKFTIILGNSYGAGNYAMCGKAYDPRLIAAWPSAELAVMSGNSAAKVLLQIETASLKKKGETITKEKEDELFNKIKARYDNQVSPYYAAARIWTDGVIDPLDTRTWISMGIDAANHAPIEKPFNMGVLQV